Part of the Mycobacteriales bacterium genome is shown below.
GCGCGCAAAGAGCCATCTGACCGCGCTTCACGTCCGGTGGAGGGCACCACTGTCGGACGGCGGCAGCCGGATCCGGTCGTACCGGGTCCGCGCGGCGGCCATTCCCGAGGGCGACATCAAGCACCGCAAGACGCCGCCGGCGGTCATCGTCGACACCAAGACCGGGGCGGCTCGTGCAGCCACCCTGCACGGCCTGCGCGCGGGGTGGACGTACCGGATCACGGTCTGGGCGGT
Proteins encoded:
- a CDS encoding fibronectin type III domain-containing protein → RAKSHLTALHVRWRAPLSDGGSRIRSYRVRAAAIPEGDIKHRKTPPAVIVDTKTGAARAATLHGLRAGWTYRITVWAVTKRGRSLPGLAPHTHLIHVGA